The Streptomyces sp. RKAG293 genome includes a region encoding these proteins:
- a CDS encoding ATP-dependent 6-phosphofructokinase → MRIGVLTAGGDCPGLNAVIRSVVHRALTGHGDEVIGFEDGFVGLLEGRYRPLGLNSVSGILARGGTILGSARLERGRLREAADNAEELCRQYGIDALIPIGGEGTLTAAKMLSDAGMPVVGVPKTIDNDISATDRTFGFDTAVMVATEAIDRLKTTAESHQRVMVVEVMGRHAGWIALESGMAGGAHGICIPERPFDPADLVAMVEERFARGKKFAVICVAEGAHPAEGTMDYGVGEVDKFGHERFTGIGTRLAVELEERLGKEARPVILGHVQRGGVPTAYDRVLANRFGWHAVEGVHKGAFGHMTALRGTQIEMVPLADAVVELKRVPDERMDEAESVF, encoded by the coding sequence ATGCGTATCGGAGTCCTCACCGCAGGCGGCGACTGCCCCGGCCTCAACGCCGTGATCCGATCGGTCGTGCACCGCGCGCTCACCGGGCACGGCGACGAGGTCATCGGCTTCGAGGACGGCTTCGTCGGGCTGCTCGAAGGCCGCTACCGGCCGCTCGGCCTCAACTCGGTCAGCGGCATCCTGGCCCGCGGCGGCACCATCCTCGGCTCCGCGCGCCTGGAGCGCGGCCGGCTGCGCGAGGCCGCGGACAACGCCGAGGAGCTGTGCCGCCAGTACGGCATCGACGCCCTCATCCCGATCGGCGGCGAGGGCACCCTGACCGCCGCGAAGATGCTGTCGGACGCCGGAATGCCGGTCGTCGGCGTGCCGAAGACCATCGACAACGACATCTCGGCCACCGACCGCACCTTCGGCTTCGACACCGCCGTCATGGTCGCCACCGAGGCCATCGACCGTTTGAAGACCACCGCCGAATCCCACCAGCGCGTCATGGTCGTCGAGGTGATGGGCCGGCACGCCGGCTGGATCGCCCTGGAGTCCGGCATGGCGGGCGGCGCGCACGGCATCTGCATCCCGGAGCGGCCGTTCGACCCCGCCGACCTGGTCGCGATGGTCGAGGAGCGCTTCGCCCGCGGCAAGAAGTTCGCCGTCATCTGCGTCGCCGAGGGCGCCCACCCCGCCGAGGGCACCATGGACTACGGCGTCGGCGAGGTCGACAAGTTCGGCCACGAGCGGTTCACCGGCATCGGGACCCGGCTCGCCGTCGAACTGGAGGAGCGCCTCGGCAAGGAGGCGCGTCCCGTCATCCTCGGCCACGTCCAGCGCGGTGGCGTCCCCACCGCCTACGACCGGGTGCTGGCCAACCGCTTCGGCTGGCACGCGGTCGAAGGCGTCCACAAGGGCGCCTTCGGGCACATGACCGCGCTGCGCGGCACCCAGATCGAGATGGTGCCGCTCGCGGACGCGGTGGTGGAACTGAAGCGGGTCCCGGACGAGCGGATGGACGAGGCCGAGTCGGTGTTCTGA
- a CDS encoding NADP-dependent oxidoreductase: MTKAIAFAAYGDADVLQPTDIEVPAPGPGQVRLTVHAAGVNPLDCKIRSGAVSAVFPVELPHVPGLEASGTVEAVGEGATGLAVGDEVFGPVAGAYAEQLVVDAGRLAVKPASLSWAEAAALPVAAETAWRTLELLDVKAGETLLIHAAAGGVGTLAVQFAVARGVRVIGTASEANHEYLRSLGAVPVTYGDGLAERVRAVSDGPVDAVLDAAGRDVLGVSVELAGGPERVVTIADAMHAPAHQVRFSGGGPGQDRTEAALADALALHAEGSLQVRIARTYPLADAAEAHRASEHGHHTGKIVLSIG, from the coding sequence ATGACGAAGGCCATTGCGTTCGCGGCGTACGGCGACGCCGACGTCCTGCAGCCCACCGACATCGAGGTGCCCGCTCCCGGACCGGGCCAGGTGCGGCTGACCGTGCACGCCGCCGGAGTGAACCCGCTCGACTGCAAGATCCGCAGCGGCGCGGTGTCCGCCGTCTTCCCGGTGGAACTGCCGCACGTACCCGGCCTGGAGGCGTCAGGCACTGTGGAGGCGGTCGGCGAGGGCGCCACCGGCCTGGCGGTCGGCGACGAGGTCTTCGGTCCGGTCGCCGGGGCCTACGCCGAGCAGCTGGTGGTCGACGCCGGCCGGCTGGCGGTCAAGCCCGCCTCACTGTCCTGGGCGGAGGCCGCGGCACTGCCCGTCGCCGCCGAGACCGCCTGGCGCACCCTGGAACTGCTGGACGTGAAAGCGGGCGAGACACTGCTGATCCACGCCGCGGCCGGCGGCGTCGGCACACTGGCGGTGCAGTTCGCGGTGGCCCGCGGCGTCCGCGTCATCGGCACGGCGAGCGAGGCGAACCACGAGTACCTGCGCTCGCTGGGCGCCGTTCCCGTCACGTACGGCGACGGCCTGGCCGAGCGGGTCCGCGCCGTGTCCGACGGTCCCGTCGACGCCGTCCTGGACGCGGCGGGCCGGGACGTGCTGGGCGTCTCGGTGGAGCTGGCCGGCGGCCCCGAGCGGGTGGTGACCATCGCCGACGCGATGCACGCCCCCGCTCACCAGGTGCGCTTCTCCGGCGGCGGCCCCGGCCAGGACCGTACCGAGGCGGCGCTGGCCGACGCGCTGGCCCTGCACGCGGAGGGTTCGCTGCAGGTGCGCATCGCCCGCACGTACCCGCTGGCGGACGCCGCCGAGGCGCACCGCGCCAGCGAGCACGGCCACCACACCGGGAAGATCGTCCTCAGCATCGGCTGA
- a CDS encoding LuxR C-terminal-related transcriptional regulator — protein MESSAWNEPEHALTVALEVVRAPLGQTLPTLSAVLDGLIPHRAAAKLTGYCAHYPMKTSGAAEVAERITSAELSRLAGVVPVGRPWQGEAVVAGATRQVFAAASAAAGSNGALLVLVDTPVEPLPEAAAGVVQRLWDLVCVHLDHRAADAPPGMAARSRATASERARVIAELGEAQAAVLSGLLGTLRSRNLDDATARRTAADLAVSAMIELRSAADREQGLSEEPADAAFARIAAELDPLVRYGPVQLDLRAPDSGRTLPVDTAHAARAVTRAVVLAMLEQAELSRIHVGWQVDDDILRVTVRDDGPGSLASEALTVHRVTDRLKALGGRLVLDAVPGWGTTVTGTVPLGPVTAPAAHPLAALGTRELEVLEHLVRGHRNRAIAEDLHISESTVKFHVANILNKLDVDTRGEAAALARSAGDIAAA, from the coding sequence ATGGAATCCAGCGCCTGGAACGAACCGGAACACGCCCTGACCGTGGCCCTGGAAGTCGTCCGGGCCCCGCTCGGCCAGACGCTCCCGACCCTGTCCGCGGTACTGGACGGACTGATCCCGCACCGGGCCGCGGCGAAGCTGACCGGATACTGCGCGCACTACCCGATGAAGACCTCGGGTGCGGCCGAGGTCGCCGAGCGGATCACCAGCGCGGAATTGAGCCGGCTGGCCGGTGTCGTTCCGGTCGGCCGCCCCTGGCAGGGCGAGGCGGTCGTGGCGGGCGCCACCCGGCAGGTCTTCGCGGCGGCCTCCGCCGCCGCGGGCAGCAACGGGGCGCTGCTGGTCCTCGTCGACACCCCCGTGGAACCGCTGCCGGAGGCGGCCGCCGGGGTCGTCCAGCGGCTGTGGGACCTGGTCTGTGTCCATCTGGACCACCGGGCCGCCGACGCGCCGCCGGGGATGGCCGCCCGCTCCCGGGCCACGGCGAGCGAGCGGGCCAGGGTCATCGCCGAACTCGGCGAGGCCCAGGCCGCGGTCCTCTCCGGTCTGCTCGGCACCCTGCGCTCCAGGAACCTGGACGACGCCACCGCCCGCCGCACCGCCGCCGACCTGGCGGTCTCCGCGATGATCGAACTGCGCTCGGCGGCCGACCGCGAACAGGGCCTCAGCGAGGAGCCCGCCGACGCCGCGTTCGCCCGGATCGCCGCCGAACTCGACCCGCTGGTGCGCTACGGGCCGGTCCAACTCGACCTGCGCGCCCCGGACTCCGGGCGGACGCTGCCCGTCGACACCGCGCACGCCGCCCGCGCCGTGACCCGCGCGGTGGTGCTGGCGATGCTGGAGCAGGCGGAGCTGAGCCGGATCCACGTCGGCTGGCAGGTCGACGACGACATCCTGCGGGTCACCGTCCGCGACGACGGGCCCGGCTCGCTGGCCTCCGAGGCGCTCACCGTCCACCGGGTCACCGACCGGCTCAAGGCGCTCGGCGGCCGGCTGGTCCTCGACGCGGTCCCTGGCTGGGGCACCACCGTCACCGGCACCGTCCCGCTGGGACCGGTCACCGCCCCGGCCGCCCACCCGCTCGCCGCCCTGGGCACACGGGAGCTGGAAGTCCTCGAGCATCTCGTGCGGGGACACCGCAACCGGGCCATCGCCGAGGACCTGCACATCAGCGAGTCCACGGTGAAGTTCCACGTCGCGAACATCCTGAACAAGCTCGATGTCGACACCCGCGGCGAGGCCGCGGCGCTGGCCCGTTCCGCCGGGGACATTGCGGCCGCTTGA
- a CDS encoding chitinase, with protein MLFFPHSRRGRIALAATVGLAAASALGATAQATTPTAAKAAPQAAAALPSGIAAPYLYLGWGTPPSATSVMSATGIKQFTMAFMLSDGGCNPKWDGSRALTGGTDASTINAIRNAGGDVTISFGGWSGNKLEEKCTSASALAGAYQKAINAYQLKSIDIDIEASAVENATVRKRTVDALKIIKTNNSGVKVYLTFGTTPTGPDSNGKDLIKKGAAAGLNADGWAVMPFDYDQGAVDMAATTKSAVDGLKNAVASAYGLSSDAAYRKVGFSSMNGITDSAGEKVTLANFKSMVSYATSHHLARVSFWAVNRDRKCGSGTDADACSGISQNNWDFTKALAAYTG; from the coding sequence ATGCTCTTCTTCCCGCACTCCCGCCGCGGCCGCATCGCGCTGGCCGCGACCGTAGGGCTCGCCGCGGCGTCCGCGCTCGGCGCGACCGCGCAGGCCACCACCCCCACCGCCGCGAAGGCCGCCCCGCAGGCCGCCGCCGCTCTCCCCAGCGGCATCGCGGCTCCGTATCTGTACCTCGGCTGGGGCACCCCGCCGTCCGCGACGTCCGTCATGTCGGCCACCGGCATCAAGCAGTTCACCATGGCCTTCATGCTCTCCGACGGCGGCTGCAATCCCAAGTGGGACGGGAGCCGCGCGCTCACCGGAGGCACCGACGCGTCGACGATCAACGCGATCCGCAACGCGGGCGGCGACGTCACCATCTCCTTCGGCGGCTGGAGCGGCAACAAGCTCGAAGAGAAGTGCACTTCGGCCTCCGCACTGGCCGGCGCGTACCAGAAGGCGATCAACGCCTACCAGCTGAAGTCCATCGACATCGACATCGAGGCCTCGGCGGTCGAGAACGCCACGGTCCGCAAGCGCACCGTGGACGCCCTGAAGATCATCAAGACCAACAACAGCGGCGTGAAGGTCTACCTCACCTTCGGCACCACCCCCACGGGGCCCGACTCCAACGGCAAGGACCTGATCAAGAAGGGCGCCGCGGCCGGGTTGAACGCCGACGGCTGGGCGGTCATGCCGTTCGACTACGACCAGGGCGCCGTCGACATGGCCGCCACCACCAAGTCCGCGGTCGACGGTCTGAAGAACGCCGTCGCCAGCGCCTACGGGCTCTCCTCGGACGCGGCCTACCGCAAGGTCGGCTTCTCCTCGATGAACGGCATCACCGACAGCGCCGGCGAAAAGGTCACCCTCGCCAACTTCAAGTCGATGGTCTCCTACGCGACCAGCCACCACCTGGCCCGCGTCAGCTTCTGGGCCGTCAACCGCGACCGCAAGTGCGGTTCCGGCACCGACGCGGACGCCTGCAGCGGAATCAGCCAGAACAACTGGGACTTCACCAAGGCGCTCGCGGCCTACACCGGCTGA
- a CDS encoding response regulator, with the protein MSDIAHTGQKTVHSPGTSRVLVVEDDPIAAAAHGLYVERVAGFTVVGTVHSGGDALRFFRQHPVDLVLLDLHLPDGHGLQVVQAMRAAGHTADVIAVTSARDLGVVRQAVSAGVVQYLLKPFTFPSLRDRLDRWARFRRELAGGEASGQDEVDRALAALRSPEAPVLPKGLSAPTLEAVTAALREAASGISANAAATAVGVSRITARRYLEHLVDTGRAVRSPQYGQVGRPELSYRWCPGPGRDGRGSG; encoded by the coding sequence ATGAGCGACATCGCGCACACCGGACAGAAGACCGTCCACAGTCCCGGCACCAGCCGGGTGCTGGTGGTCGAGGACGATCCGATCGCCGCCGCGGCGCACGGGCTGTACGTCGAGCGGGTGGCGGGCTTCACGGTCGTCGGCACGGTGCACTCCGGCGGGGACGCGCTCCGCTTCTTCCGGCAGCACCCGGTGGACCTGGTGCTGCTCGACCTCCATCTGCCGGACGGCCACGGTCTGCAGGTCGTGCAGGCGATGCGGGCGGCCGGTCACACCGCCGACGTGATCGCCGTGACGTCCGCCCGCGACCTCGGGGTGGTGCGGCAGGCGGTGTCCGCCGGTGTCGTCCAGTACCTGCTCAAGCCGTTCACGTTCCCCAGCCTGCGCGACCGCCTCGACCGGTGGGCCCGGTTCCGCCGCGAGCTGGCCGGGGGCGAGGCCTCGGGGCAGGACGAGGTGGACCGGGCGCTGGCGGCGCTGCGCAGCCCGGAGGCACCGGTGCTGCCGAAGGGGCTCAGCGCCCCGACGCTGGAGGCCGTCACGGCCGCGTTGCGCGAGGCGGCGAGCGGGATCTCGGCGAACGCGGCGGCCACGGCCGTCGGTGTCTCGCGGATCACCGCCCGGCGCTATCTGGAGCATCTGGTGGACACCGGGCGCGCGGTGCGCAGCCCGCAGTACGGGCAGGTGGGGCGGCCGGAACTCAGCTACCGCTGGTGCCCGGGGCCCGGCCGGGACGGCCGTGGCAGCGGCTGA
- a CDS encoding sensor histidine kinase: MPISRRGPSRPRSLAGQLFAMQVVIVAVVVAGCAVLAYVQAHSRAEDAADGRVRAAAVSIADSPTVRQAALAAPGTDPSTVLQPYAQRVVADARVDFVTIMAPDGIRWTHPDPKRIGEPFLGHTARALRGETFTETYTGTLGPSVRVVAPVLDGPGGRVIALVSVGIKVDAISHEVRGQLTVLLAVAAAALAIGGLGTYLANARLRRHTHGMAATELSRMYDYHQATLHAVREGLILLGADRRVLLCNDAARELLGLTGEVVGGYVDGLGLPASLTGALLAAEPRVDEVHLTAERVVVVNTSPVLGGEHRGTVVTLRDHTDLQALTGELDSVRGFAEALRSQAHEASNRLHTVVSLIELGRADEAVDFATAELELAQALTDQVVGAVGEPVLAALLLGKAAEANERGVELTVTEDSRIDDGVLPDGFAARDLVTILGNLVDNALDAAVEGAGRPKVAVTARTEGNELLLKVTDTGRGVDPQVLREVFQRGWTTKSEGRGLGLALVEQAARRGGGTVELGQDDRGGAVFTVRMPLLREART, from the coding sequence ATGCCGATATCCCGGCGCGGCCCCTCGCGTCCCCGCAGCCTCGCCGGCCAGCTGTTCGCCATGCAGGTGGTGATCGTGGCCGTCGTCGTCGCGGGGTGCGCGGTGCTGGCCTACGTCCAGGCGCACAGCCGGGCCGAGGACGCGGCGGACGGCCGGGTGCGGGCGGCGGCCGTGTCGATCGCCGACTCCCCCACCGTCCGGCAGGCCGCCCTCGCGGCGCCCGGCACCGATCCGAGCACGGTGCTCCAGCCGTACGCGCAGCGGGTGGTCGCGGACGCGCGCGTGGACTTCGTGACGATCATGGCCCCGGACGGCATCCGCTGGACCCACCCCGACCCGAAGCGGATCGGCGAGCCGTTCCTCGGCCACACCGCGCGCGCCCTGCGGGGCGAGACCTTCACCGAGACGTACACCGGCACGCTCGGCCCGTCGGTGCGGGTCGTGGCCCCGGTGCTCGACGGGCCCGGCGGCCGGGTCATCGCGCTGGTCAGCGTCGGCATCAAGGTGGACGCGATCAGCCATGAGGTGCGTGGCCAGCTGACCGTGCTGCTCGCCGTCGCGGCCGCCGCGCTCGCGATCGGCGGCCTCGGCACGTACCTGGCCAACGCCCGGCTGCGCCGCCACACGCACGGCATGGCCGCCACCGAGCTGAGCCGGATGTACGACTACCACCAGGCGACGCTGCACGCGGTGCGCGAGGGGCTGATCCTGCTCGGCGCCGACCGCCGGGTGCTGCTCTGCAACGACGCGGCCCGCGAACTGCTCGGCCTCACCGGCGAGGTCGTCGGCGGCTACGTGGACGGCCTGGGGCTGCCCGCCTCCCTCACCGGCGCGCTGCTCGCGGCAGAGCCCCGCGTCGACGAGGTGCATCTGACCGCCGAGCGGGTCGTGGTCGTCAACACCTCGCCGGTGCTCGGCGGGGAGCACCGCGGCACCGTCGTCACCCTGCGGGACCACACCGATCTGCAGGCGCTGACCGGCGAGCTGGACTCGGTGCGGGGCTTCGCCGAGGCGCTGCGCTCCCAGGCGCACGAGGCCTCCAACCGGCTGCACACCGTGGTCTCGCTGATCGAACTGGGCCGCGCGGACGAGGCGGTGGACTTCGCCACCGCCGAACTGGAGCTGGCGCAGGCGCTCACCGACCAGGTCGTCGGTGCCGTCGGCGAACCGGTGCTCGCCGCGCTGCTGCTGGGCAAGGCGGCCGAGGCCAACGAGCGCGGGGTCGAGCTGACCGTCACCGAGGACAGCCGGATCGACGACGGCGTCCTGCCCGACGGATTCGCGGCGCGCGACCTCGTGACAATCCTGGGCAATCTTGTCGACAATGCCCTGGACGCCGCTGTCGAGGGCGCCGGCCGCCCGAAGGTCGCGGTCACCGCCAGGACCGAAGGGAACGAATTGCTGCTGAAGGTCACCGACACCGGGCGCGGCGTGGACCCCCAGGTGCTGCGCGAGGTGTTCCAGCGCGGCTGGACGACGAAGAGCGAGGGGCGCGGGCTCGGGCTGGCGCTGGTCGAGCAGGCGGCGCGGCGCGGCGGCGGCACGGTGGAACTGGGGCAGGACGACCGGGGCGGCGCGGTGTTCACCGTCCGCATGCCGCTGCTGCGGGAGGCACGGACATGA
- a CDS encoding cation:dicarboxylate symporter family transporter codes for MTTQSRDVTPQNAKKDRTHYLYLAVIAAVVAGIVLGLAAPGVAKEFKPLGTGFVNLIKMMISPIIFCTIVLGIGSVRKAAKVGAVGGLALGYFMVMSTVALAIGLVVGNVLHPGSTLHLTSAAKAAGHKQAAGSEGTVDFLLGIIPKTMVSSFTEGQVLQTLLVALLVGFAVQALGKAGEPVLRGIGHIQRLVFRVLSMIMWAAPVGAFGAMAAVVGETGTDALKSLAVIMIGFYLTCALFVIVVLGTLLRLVAGVNLFDLLKYLGREFLLILSTSSSESALPRLIAKMEHLGVSRPVVGITVPTGYSFNLDGTAIYLTMSSLFIAEAMGDPLSVSQQISLLLFMIIASKGAAGVTGAGIATLAGGLQSHQPALVDGVGLIIGIDRFMSEARALTNFAGNAVATVLVGTWTKEFDKERAVRVFAGELPFDESTLVDDHADAAPKKDADTPDPMPAPRDRETVQAG; via the coding sequence GTGACGACGCAGAGCCGCGACGTGACACCGCAGAACGCCAAGAAGGACCGCACGCACTATCTCTACCTGGCGGTGATCGCGGCGGTCGTCGCCGGGATCGTGCTGGGGCTGGCCGCACCCGGTGTGGCCAAGGAGTTCAAGCCGCTGGGCACCGGCTTCGTGAACCTGATCAAGATGATGATCTCGCCGATCATCTTCTGCACGATCGTGCTCGGCATCGGATCGGTGCGCAAGGCCGCCAAGGTCGGCGCCGTGGGCGGGCTCGCGCTCGGCTACTTCATGGTGATGTCGACGGTGGCGCTCGCCATCGGCCTGGTGGTCGGCAACGTACTGCACCCCGGCAGCACCCTGCACCTGACCTCGGCGGCGAAGGCGGCCGGGCACAAGCAGGCGGCCGGCAGCGAGGGGACCGTCGACTTCCTGCTCGGCATCATCCCCAAGACGATGGTGTCGTCCTTCACCGAGGGCCAGGTGCTGCAGACGCTGCTGGTCGCGCTGCTGGTCGGCTTCGCCGTGCAGGCGCTCGGAAAGGCCGGGGAGCCGGTGCTGCGGGGCATCGGGCACATCCAGCGGCTCGTCTTCCGGGTGCTGTCGATGATCATGTGGGCGGCGCCGGTGGGCGCGTTCGGCGCGATGGCGGCGGTGGTCGGCGAGACCGGCACGGACGCGCTGAAGTCGCTGGCCGTGATCATGATCGGCTTCTATCTCACCTGTGCGCTGTTCGTGATCGTGGTGCTCGGCACGCTGCTGCGGCTGGTCGCCGGAGTGAACCTCTTCGACCTGCTGAAGTACCTCGGCCGCGAGTTCCTGCTGATCCTGTCGACCTCGTCGTCCGAATCGGCCCTGCCGCGGCTGATCGCCAAGATGGAGCACCTGGGCGTCAGCCGCCCGGTGGTCGGCATCACCGTGCCGACCGGCTACTCGTTCAACCTCGACGGCACCGCCATCTATCTGACGATGTCCTCGCTGTTCATCGCCGAGGCGATGGGCGACCCGCTGTCGGTGAGCCAGCAGATCTCGCTGCTGCTGTTCATGATCATCGCCTCGAAGGGCGCGGCCGGTGTCACCGGCGCGGGCATCGCCACCCTGGCGGGCGGCCTGCAGTCGCACCAGCCCGCCCTGGTCGACGGGGTCGGGCTCATCATCGGCATCGACCGCTTCATGAGCGAGGCCCGCGCCCTCACCAACTTCGCGGGCAACGCCGTCGCGACCGTCCTCGTCGGCACCTGGACCAAGGAGTTCGACAAGGAACGCGCCGTCCGGGTCTTCGCCGGAGAGCTGCCCTTCGACGAGTCCACGCTGGTGGACGACCACGCCGACGCCGCCCCGAAGAAGGACGCGGACACGCCTGACCCGATGCCGGCCCCCAGGGACCGCGAGACCGTGCAGGCCGGCTAG
- a CDS encoding helix-turn-helix transcriptional regulator: MHRPSSDPPRLPFDASAIRRLRAQLGMNHSHIAHAMWTSYGTPVRPETIAAWERGELVPRASELPALAGALWCDPSDLMSTPTTLLEHRWARGIAPSDLARAVGMPISDYERMEVQGRWTGNERQTAALADVLGLSLPELLTVTGGDKRLDALLREAVATRWQAYVKPVTALVPLPRHRIEPVLRGMHSEYQSVMVATLNWGNDVPASGGAGGRAFLDTVTERFWAGLQNP, translated from the coding sequence GTGCACCGACCCTCTTCTGATCCGCCCCGGCTGCCGTTCGACGCATCGGCGATCAGACGGCTGCGTGCCCAGCTCGGGATGAACCACTCCCACATCGCCCATGCCATGTGGACCTCCTACGGCACCCCCGTCAGGCCCGAGACCATCGCCGCCTGGGAGCGCGGTGAGCTCGTGCCGCGCGCCTCCGAGCTGCCCGCTCTGGCCGGCGCCCTGTGGTGCGACCCGTCCGATCTCATGAGCACGCCGACGACCCTGCTGGAACACCGCTGGGCCCGCGGTATCGCCCCTTCCGACCTGGCGCGGGCGGTCGGCATGCCGATCTCCGACTACGAGCGCATGGAGGTCCAGGGCCGCTGGACCGGCAACGAGCGGCAGACCGCCGCGCTGGCCGACGTGCTCGGCCTGTCGCTGCCGGAACTCCTGACGGTCACCGGCGGCGACAAGCGGCTGGACGCGCTGCTGCGGGAAGCCGTGGCGACCCGCTGGCAGGCGTACGTCAAACCCGTCACGGCCCTGGTGCCGCTGCCCCGGCACCGGATAGAACCGGTGCTGCGCGGCATGCACTCGGAGTACCAGTCCGTGATGGTCGCGACCCTCAACTGGGGCAACGACGTGCCCGCGTCGGGCGGCGCGGGCGGCCGGGCCTTCCTGGACACCGTCACCGAGCGCTTCTGGGCCGGTCTGCAGAACCCCTAG